The following are from one region of the Haliaeetus albicilla chromosome 24, bHalAlb1.1, whole genome shotgun sequence genome:
- the LOC104316543 gene encoding 6-phosphofructo-2-kinase/fructose-2,6-bisphosphatase 4 isoform X7 → MQVCMTNCPTLIVMVGLPARGKTYISKKLTRYLNWIGVPTKEFNVGQYRRDLVKKYKSFEFFLPDNEEGLKIRKQCALAALNDVRQYLSEENGHVAVFDATNTTRERRETIYKFGEENGYKTFFVESVCVDPEVIAANIVQVKLGSPDYVDCSNDEATEDFMKRIECYKNSYETLDETLDKDLSYIKIMDVGRSYLVNRVMDHIQSRIVYYLMNIHVTPRSIYLCRHGESELNLKGRIGGDPGLSVRGKEFAKSLAQFINEQNIKDLKVWTSQMKRTIQTAEALGVPYEQWKVLNEIDAGVCEEMTYEEIQENYPLEFALRDQDKYRYRYPKGESYEDLVQRLEPVIMELERQENVLVICHQAVMRCLLAYFLDKPAEQLPYLKCPLHTVLKLTPVAYGCKVESIFLNVEAVNTHRDKPENVGVDRSREEALRTVPNHL, encoded by the exons AATTTAATGTTGGTCAGTATCGTCGAGATTTGGTGAAAAAGTATAAATCTTTTGAATTCTTCCTGCCTGACAATGAAGAAGGCTTGAAAATCAGGAA acaGTGTGCCTTAGCAGCGCTGAATGACGTCCGACAGTACCTCAGTGAAGAAAATGGGCACGTGGCT GTCTTTGATGCTACAAACACAACTCGGGAACGTAGAGAAACTATTTACAAATTTGGTGAAGAAAATGGATATAAG actttttttgttgAGTCAGTATGTGTAGATCCAGAGGTCATTGCTGCAAACATTGTG caagTGAAGCTGGGTAGTCCTGACTATGTTGATTGTAGTAATGATGAAGCAACAGAAGACTTCATGAAAAGAATAGAGTGTTACAAGAACTCGTATGAGACATTAGATGAAACTCTTGACAA GGATCTTTCTTATATTAAAATTATGGATGTTGGAAGGAGTTACCTTGTGAACAGAGTAATGGATCACATTCAGAGCCGGATTGTCTACTACCTCATGAATATCCATGTGACTCCTCGGTCAATCTACCTCTGTCGACATGGAGAAAGTGAACTCAATCTCAAAGGGAGAATAGGAGGAGATCCTGGACTGTCTGTCAGGGGGAAAGAA tttgccAAAAGCTTGGCACAATTTATTAATGAGCAAAATATCAAAGATCTGAAAGTTTGGACGAGCCAGATGAAAAGGACAATTCAGACTGCTGAAGCCTTGGGAGTGCCTTATGAGCAGTGGAAGGTTTTGAATGAGATAGATGCA GGAGTGTGTGAAGAAATGACATATgaggaaatacaggaaaattacCCGCTTGAATTTGCACTGAGAGACCAAGACAAATACAGATACAGATACCCTAAAGGAGAG TCCTATGAAGATCTTGTTCAGAGACTGGAGCCAGTAATTATGGAACTTGAAAGGCAGGAAAATGTGCTTGTCATATGTCACCAAGCTGTCATGCGCTGTTTGCTTGCATATTTTCTTGACAAGCCTGCAG AACAACTGCCTTACCTGAAGTGCCCACTGCATACTGTCTTAAAGCTAACACCGGTGGCTTATG GATGTAAAGTAGAATCTATATTTCTGAATGTTGAAGCtgtaaacacacacagagataaaCCCGAG AATGTAGGTGTGGATCGGTCAAGAGAAGAAGCTTTGAGGACAGTACCTAACCACCTATAG
- the LOC104316543 gene encoding 6-phosphofructo-2-kinase/fructose-2,6-bisphosphatase 4 isoform X8: MTNCPTLIVMVGLPARGKTYISKKLTRYLNWIGVPTKEFNVGQYRRDLVKKYKSFEFFLPDNEEGLKIRKQCALAALNDVRQYLSEENGHVAVFDATNTTRERRETIYKFGEENGYKTFFVESVCVDPEVIAANIVQVKLGSPDYVDCSNDEATEDFMKRIECYKNSYETLDETLDKDLSYIKIMDVGRSYLVNRVMDHIQSRIVYYLMNIHVTPRSIYLCRHGESELNLKGRIGGDPGLSVRGKEFAKSLAQFINEQNIKDLKVWTSQMKRTIQTAEALGVPYEQWKVLNEIDAGVCEEMTYEEIQENYPLEFALRDQDKYRYRYPKGESYEDLVQRLEPVIMELERQENVLVICHQAVMRCLLAYFLDKPAEQLPYLKCPLHTVLKLTPVAYGCKVESIFLNVEAVNTHRDKPENVGVDRSREEALRTVPNHL, translated from the exons AATTTAATGTTGGTCAGTATCGTCGAGATTTGGTGAAAAAGTATAAATCTTTTGAATTCTTCCTGCCTGACAATGAAGAAGGCTTGAAAATCAGGAA acaGTGTGCCTTAGCAGCGCTGAATGACGTCCGACAGTACCTCAGTGAAGAAAATGGGCACGTGGCT GTCTTTGATGCTACAAACACAACTCGGGAACGTAGAGAAACTATTTACAAATTTGGTGAAGAAAATGGATATAAG actttttttgttgAGTCAGTATGTGTAGATCCAGAGGTCATTGCTGCAAACATTGTG caagTGAAGCTGGGTAGTCCTGACTATGTTGATTGTAGTAATGATGAAGCAACAGAAGACTTCATGAAAAGAATAGAGTGTTACAAGAACTCGTATGAGACATTAGATGAAACTCTTGACAA GGATCTTTCTTATATTAAAATTATGGATGTTGGAAGGAGTTACCTTGTGAACAGAGTAATGGATCACATTCAGAGCCGGATTGTCTACTACCTCATGAATATCCATGTGACTCCTCGGTCAATCTACCTCTGTCGACATGGAGAAAGTGAACTCAATCTCAAAGGGAGAATAGGAGGAGATCCTGGACTGTCTGTCAGGGGGAAAGAA tttgccAAAAGCTTGGCACAATTTATTAATGAGCAAAATATCAAAGATCTGAAAGTTTGGACGAGCCAGATGAAAAGGACAATTCAGACTGCTGAAGCCTTGGGAGTGCCTTATGAGCAGTGGAAGGTTTTGAATGAGATAGATGCA GGAGTGTGTGAAGAAATGACATATgaggaaatacaggaaaattacCCGCTTGAATTTGCACTGAGAGACCAAGACAAATACAGATACAGATACCCTAAAGGAGAG TCCTATGAAGATCTTGTTCAGAGACTGGAGCCAGTAATTATGGAACTTGAAAGGCAGGAAAATGTGCTTGTCATATGTCACCAAGCTGTCATGCGCTGTTTGCTTGCATATTTTCTTGACAAGCCTGCAG AACAACTGCCTTACCTGAAGTGCCCACTGCATACTGTCTTAAAGCTAACACCGGTGGCTTATG GATGTAAAGTAGAATCTATATTTCTGAATGTTGAAGCtgtaaacacacacagagataaaCCCGAG AATGTAGGTGTGGATCGGTCAAGAGAAGAAGCTTTGAGGACAGTACCTAACCACCTATAG